One window of Chryseobacterium indologenes genomic DNA carries:
- a CDS encoding reprolysin-like metallopeptidase, producing the protein MKKRILLVCALAAGLSSFNAQRWEPASQRTSEIRKEVEVQYSYRFDLQSLRNILKDAVETGKGAQAVIVSLPTAEGKIEKFAVYSDPVMEKSMADRYQLGSYIGVGVDDPGKYVRFSTAPTEMQSMIIKDGKFQFIEPITTDKQVYGVFYKTKRTDADHGFECSTEEKSLKDIKSLEAFGKKNLSNVGITNRPASTKYRTYRLALSTTGEYTKKFDPSGGIVNTVTQMNATMTRVNGIFQKDFAIKLIIQDLQNIIYTDPATDPYTGNLNLQLQQTLTSVVGNANYDMGHVFNASGGNGNAGSIGSTCVDPATPTSLAKGSAFTQNTNPVGDSFDIDYVAHEMGHQLGGNHTFSHVSEGSGVNIEPGGGTTIMGYAGITGDNVQDFTDAYFHYSSVNQILNSLDSKPGCGTSENITTNTAPVISALPAYSIPKGTAYYLDASATDTDPIKYTWEQYDSVDSYNSISGDSGWGYNAQGALTRSYFGTASGRRYFPSLPVVMGGSLTDKTKWETVSYIPRVLKYAVTVRDENAAKPMLVSAETTVTVTNDGPFKFSGLIDNTTLYNNAANTISWDVANTNAAPYNAANVKIEYTTDLVNGSTWTELVASTPNTGSYTAQMPSGLTGPVKLRISAIGNVFYAVSPKIIVGAAPTSTTDAPTGVGSIAAGILKTSATIGWNSVPGATYAIKYRKLGETNWTNTTSATNFVSLSSLEDETNYEVQVAAVVNTVPGTYSSTYAFKTKGLRTGSDYCLMTTGGNSFASFSFNSGLAQLNLANLAYSQLTYKTIFSTYQDFTEDVTKQVNLTKGTQYTLSYFNVGNTAGYNDKMEVWIDFNRNGVFEASEKIGTKTTVPPANGQYTGTMVFTVPATAYAGDKLLRMRVANTFFNAATGPCGSPSVPVQGGGVISQGSFKDFSVKISETLAVNETKDVKSTEISIYPNPADTFVEVKNLKGKADYKIYTADGRLAQEGQIDGQRINVASLIKGMYVITIKDDKNTYNTKLIKK; encoded by the coding sequence ATGAAAAAAAGAATTTTACTGGTTTGTGCATTGGCTGCCGGGCTGTCCAGCTTTAATGCACAGAGGTGGGAACCGGCCTCACAAAGGACATCAGAAATCAGAAAAGAAGTAGAAGTTCAGTATTCTTACAGATTTGATTTGCAGTCGCTTAGAAACATTTTAAAAGATGCTGTAGAAACAGGGAAAGGAGCTCAGGCTGTTATTGTATCTCTCCCTACAGCAGAAGGAAAGATTGAAAAGTTTGCGGTATATAGTGATCCTGTTATGGAAAAATCTATGGCTGACAGATACCAATTGGGATCTTATATAGGAGTAGGGGTTGATGATCCCGGCAAATATGTAAGATTCAGTACTGCACCTACTGAAATGCAGTCAATGATTATCAAAGATGGAAAATTCCAGTTTATAGAACCTATTACTACAGATAAGCAGGTATATGGAGTTTTTTACAAAACAAAAAGAACAGATGCTGATCATGGCTTTGAATGTTCTACAGAAGAAAAAAGCTTAAAAGATATAAAGTCTTTGGAAGCTTTCGGGAAAAAAAATCTTTCTAATGTAGGAATTACAAACAGACCGGCAAGTACAAAATACAGAACGTATAGATTAGCGCTTTCAACAACAGGAGAGTATACCAAGAAATTTGATCCGTCTGGAGGAATAGTCAATACGGTTACTCAGATGAATGCTACGATGACCCGTGTAAACGGTATTTTCCAGAAAGATTTTGCCATCAAACTTATTATTCAGGATCTTCAGAATATTATCTATACTGACCCTGCAACTGATCCTTATACAGGGAATTTAAATCTACAGCTTCAGCAAACTTTAACAAGTGTGGTAGGAAATGCTAATTACGATATGGGGCATGTTTTCAATGCTTCCGGAGGTAATGGAAATGCTGGTTCTATCGGATCTACATGTGTTGATCCTGCAACCCCTACTTCATTGGCAAAAGGATCTGCATTTACACAGAATACAAATCCGGTAGGTGACTCTTTTGATATTGACTATGTTGCTCATGAAATGGGACATCAGCTGGGAGGTAACCATACATTCTCACATGTTTCAGAAGGTTCAGGAGTAAATATTGAGCCGGGAGGAGGAACTACTATTATGGGATATGCCGGAATTACAGGAGATAATGTTCAGGATTTTACTGATGCTTATTTCCATTATTCTTCTGTTAATCAGATTCTTAATAGTTTAGACAGCAAACCTGGATGTGGAACATCAGAAAATATAACAACAAATACGGCTCCGGTAATTTCAGCTCTTCCTGCTTACAGTATTCCAAAAGGAACTGCATATTATCTTGATGCTTCTGCTACAGATACTGATCCTATTAAGTATACTTGGGAACAGTATGATAGTGTTGATTCTTACAACTCAATCTCAGGAGACAGCGGTTGGGGATATAATGCTCAAGGTGCTTTGACGAGATCTTATTTTGGTACAGCAAGCGGAAGAAGATACTTCCCAAGTCTTCCTGTAGTAATGGGAGGATCTTTAACTGATAAAACGAAATGGGAAACTGTTTCTTATATTCCAAGAGTACTTAAATACGCAGTAACTGTTAGAGATGAGAATGCTGCTAAACCAATGCTGGTATCTGCTGAAACTACAGTAACTGTTACCAATGACGGGCCTTTTAAATTTAGTGGTCTTATTGATAATACTACATTATATAACAATGCAGCCAATACAATTTCATGGGATGTAGCTAATACCAACGCTGCGCCTTATAATGCTGCTAATGTAAAAATTGAATATACCACAGATCTTGTTAACGGATCAACATGGACAGAGCTTGTAGCTTCTACTCCTAACACAGGAAGTTATACAGCTCAAATGCCTTCTGGTTTAACAGGACCTGTTAAATTGAGAATTTCTGCCATTGGAAATGTATTCTACGCTGTATCTCCTAAGATTATAGTTGGAGCTGCTCCTACTTCAACTACAGACGCTCCAACAGGGGTAGGTTCAATCGCTGCAGGGATTTTGAAAACATCTGCTACTATCGGATGGAATAGTGTACCAGGTGCTACATATGCTATCAAATATAGAAAACTGGGAGAAACTAACTGGACAAATACTACCAGCGCTACTAATTTTGTATCGTTGAGCTCTCTTGAAGACGAGACTAACTATGAAGTTCAGGTGGCTGCAGTAGTGAATACAGTTCCCGGAACATATTCTTCTACTTATGCGTTCAAAACAAAAGGCTTAAGAACTGGTTCAGACTATTGTTTAATGACAACAGGTGGAAATAGCTTTGCAAGCTTTAGCTTTAACAGTGGTTTAGCTCAATTAAACTTAGCGAACTTAGCGTATTCTCAATTAACTTATAAAACTATTTTCAGTACTTATCAGGATTTTACTGAAGATGTAACAAAACAGGTTAATTTGACCAAAGGAACACAATATACATTGTCTTATTTCAATGTTGGTAACACAGCAGGTTATAATGACAAAATGGAAGTTTGGATTGACTTTAACAGAAACGGAGTTTTTGAAGCTTCAGAGAAAATAGGTACTAAAACAACTGTTCCTCCAGCAAATGGACAATATACAGGAACTATGGTATTCACTGTACCAGCTACTGCATATGCAGGAGATAAACTCTTAAGAATGAGAGTGGCAAATACTTTCTTTAATGCAGCTACAGGACCATGTGGCAGCCCATCAGTTCCGGTACAGGGAGGTGGTGTTATTTCACAAGGTTCATTCAAAGATTTCTCTGTAAAAATTTCAGAAACTCTTGCGGTAAATGAAACAAAAGACGTTAAATCAACTGAAATTTCAATTTATCCTAACCCTGCAGATACTTTCGTGGAAGTGAAAAATCTTAAAGGTAAGGCAGATTACAAAATCTATACTGCTGACGGAAGATTAGCTCAGGAAGGTCAGATTGATGGACAAAGAATTAATGTTGCTTCATTAATCAAAGGAATGTATGTGATCACGATAAAAGATGACAAAAACACTTACAATACGAAGCTTATCAAAAAATAA